A genomic segment from Nicotiana sylvestris chromosome 1, ASM39365v2, whole genome shotgun sequence encodes:
- the LOC138878176 gene encoding uncharacterized protein: MEALKEGLTLALNKGLVPIMIETDSTEVIKAINEDYKSHHMTISSCMWLMHQLKDPPIQHNFRDRNQVAHNLAKDALNNPKSHVVLDRPPSFVINKLNADRDGHVYLTKSLPTCTCINLANLGNISVIKSSTYGDDVTNSIP; the protein is encoded by the coding sequence ATGGAAGCTCTCAAAGAGGGTCTCACCTTAGCTTTGAACAAGGGACTAGTGCCAATAATGATAGAAACTGACTCAACCGAGGTTATTAAAGCTATAAACGAGGATTATAAATCTCATCACATGACTATTTCTTCTTGTATGTGGTTAATGCACCAGCTGAAGGACCCACCAATCCAGCATAACTTTAGGGATAGAAATCAAGTCGCGCACAATCTGGCAAAGGATGCTCTCAACAATCCAAAGTCTCACGTTGTGTTAGATAGACCTCCTTCTTTTGTTATAAATAAGCTTAATGCAGATAGGGATGGTCATGTTTACCTTACTAAGTCTTTACCTACGTGTACCTGTATTAATCTTGCCAACTTAGGCAATATCAGTGTCATTAAGTCGTCCACTTATGGGGACGATGTAACAAACTCTATTCCGTAG
- the LOC104232108 gene encoding probable hexosyltransferase MUCI70 produces the protein MDSVSLRAIRRPDRNHLQSRDGKEDFLASGKLYHDSPMRIIWKRGFIRLVLVAGIIWGMLILTALLFHAWSCQSSIAFFSALCNKSSKIYEVIQSMGLVTPPHRCHIPVADDPNEIVIPKRRSPEKYVQSLSYFMEDVTATNGSQSSPLFGGNITWKQRDESFKVKPNMKVHCGFIRNGGAEMAQKDIKYVKKCRFVVASGIFDGYDTPHQPSNISARSQKLFCFLMVVDEVSLEFIKKNVTVREDNEGGEWVGIWRLILLKHPPYDEPRRNGKVPKILTHRLFPQAQYSIWIDGKMELIVDPLLLLERYLWREKNTFAIAQHKHHRNVYEEADANKRRKRYARPLIDLHMKIYRYEGMEPWNPKKSTPSDVPEGAVIIREHTALSNLFSCLWFNEVHLFTPRDQLSFGYVVYRLGGLFKFFMFPNCEYNSVFILHNHTREHSSKVEWVKSLDEFKKKTGLKESRGGLGLWTPYPGNLDSVVLPSVKRTSKAG, from the exons ATGGACAGTGTTTCTTTAAGAGCTATTCGAAGACCAGACCGTAACCATCTTCAATCTAGAG ATGGTAAGGAAGATTTCCTTGCAAGTGGGAAGTTATACCACGACTCCCCAATGAGGATTATATGGAAAAGGGGCTTCATTCGGCTGGTTCTTGTGGCCGGAATTATTTGGGGGATGCTCATTCTAACCGCATTGTTATTTCATGCTTGGTCTTGCCAGtcttctattgctttcttttCAG CCCTTTGTAACAAAAGCAGTAAAATATATGAAGTTATTCAGAGTATGGGACTTGTGACACCTCCACATC GTTGTCATATTCCTGTAGCAGATGATCCAAATGAGATTGTTATTCCGAAAAGGAGATCTCCGGAAAAGTATGTGCAATCTCTTTCTTACTTTATGGAGGATGTGACAGCAACCAACGGATCTCAGTCGTCGCCTCTGTTTGGAGGAAATATAACATGGAAACAGAGAGATGAGAGCTTTAAAGTAAAACCAAACATGAAG GTGCACTGTGGCTTTATACGAAATGGTGGTGCAGAAATGGCTCAGAAAGACATCAAATATGTCAAGAAGTGCCGGTTTGTTGTTGCCTCTGGTATTTTTGATGGATATGATACACCTCACCAGCCGTCAAATATAAGTGCACGTTCTCAGAAGCTCTTTTGCTTTCTTATGGTTGTCGATGAAGTATCCCTTGAGTTCATCAAGAAAAATGTTACGGTTAGAGAGGACAATGAAGGGGGAGAATGGGTTGGTATTTGGCGCTTGATTCTATTGAAGCATCCTCCGTATGATGAGCCTAGAAGGAATGGAAAAGTTCCCAAAATATTAACCCACAGATTATTTCCTCAAGCACAGTACAGCATCTGGATTGATGGTAAAATGGAGCTGATAGTTGACCCATTGCTACTACTTGAAAG ATACTTGTGGCGTGAGAAGAATACGTTTGCAATTGCTCAGCACAAGCATCACCGCAATGTGTATGAAGAGGCTGATGCAAACAAAAGGAGAAAGCGATATGCTCGTCCTCTGATTGATCTTCATATGAAGATATATCGCTACGAGGGAATGGAACCATGGAATCCAAAGAAAAGCACTCCTAGTG ATGTTCCAGAAGGAGCCGTTATCATACGAGAACATACTGCGCTGAGTAATTTGTTTAGTTGCTTGTGGTTCAATGAAGTTCACCTCTTCACACCGAGAGATCAGCTGAGCTTTGGGTATGTTGTCTATAGGTTAGGAGGCTTGTTCAAATTTTTCATGTTTCCTAATTGTGAGTATAACTCCGTCTTTATTTTGCACAATCATACCCGCGAACATTCATCCAaagtagagtgggtaaaatctttggatgaatttaagaagaaaactGGTTTGAAAGAGAGTAGGGGAGGATTAGGGTTGTGGACTCCTTATCCGGGGAATCTGGATTCGGTTGTATTACCATCTGTAAAGAGAACTTCAAAAGCTGGATGA
- the LOC104232107 gene encoding V-type proton ATPase subunit B2-like — MGVAPNNIEMEEGNLEVGMEYRTVSGVAGPLVILDKVKGPKYQEIVNIRLGDGTTRRGQVLEVDGEKAVVQVFEGTSGIDNKYTTVQFTGEVLKTPVSLDMLGRIFNGSGKPIDNGPPILPEAYRDISGNSINPSERTYPEEMIQTGISTVDVMNSIARGQKIPLFSAAGLPHNEIAAQICRQAGLVKRLEKSDNLLEGGEGDNFAIVFAAMGVNMETAQFFKRDFEENGSMERVTLFLNLANDPTIERIITPRIALTTAEYLAYECGKHVLVILTDMSSYADALREVSAAREEVPGRRGYPGYMYTDLATIYERAGRIEGRTGSITQIPILTMPNDDITHPTPDLTGYITEGQIYIDRQLHNRQIYPPINVLPSLSRLMKSAIGEGMTRRDHSDVSNQLYANYAIGKDVQAMKAVVGEEALSSEDLLYLEFLDKFERKFVAQGAYDTRNIFQSLDLAWTLLRIFPRELLHRIPAKTLDQYYSRDASN; from the exons ATGGGAGTTGCACCTAACAATATTGAGATGGAGGAGGGAAACCTGGAGGTTGGAATGG AATATAGAACTGTCTCCGGTGTTGCTGGACCGCTGGTTATCCTTGACAAAGTTAAG GGACCCAAGTACCAGGAGATTGTTAACATTCGGTTGGGAGATGGAACTACTCGACGTGGACAAGTTCTGGAAGTTGATGGTGAAAAAGCTGTTGTTCAG GTTTTTGAAGGAACATCTGGAATTGACAACAAATACACAACTGTGCAGTTTACTGGGGAG GTTTTAAAGACACCAGTTTCATTGGATATGCTTGGACGCATCTTTAATGGTTCTGGCAAGCCAATTGACAATGGTCCTCCTATTTTACCTGAGGCTTACAGGGATATCTCAGGCAA TTCTATCAACCCTAGTGAGAGAACATATCCTGAAGAGATGATACAGACAGGAATTTCCACAGTAGATGTCATGAATTCAATTGCTAGAGGGCAGAAGATTCCTCTTTTCTCTGCCGCCGGTCTTCCTCATAATGAGATTGCAGCCCAGATCTGTCGTCAGGCTGGACTGGTGAAGAGGCTGGAGAAATCTGACAACCTTCTTGAG GGTGGTGAAGGGGACAATTTTGCCATAGTCTTTGCTGCTATGGGAGTCAACATGGAAACAGCACAGTTTTTTAAACGTGATTTTGAGGAAAATGGATCTATGGAGAGAGTGACACTCTTCTTAAACTTG GCTAATGATCCTACTATAGAGCGTATTATTACTCCCAGGATTGCTCTGACAACTGCAGAATACCTAGCATATGAATGTGGAAAGCATGTTCTTGTAATTTTAACTGATATGAGTTCATATGCTGATGCTCTTCGTGAG GTATCTGCTGCCCGAGAAGAAGTGCCTGGAAGGCGTGGATATCCTGGTTATATGTATACCGATCTGGCAACAATCTATGAACGAGCTGGACGTATCGAGGGACGAACGGGCTCCATCACACAAATTCCAATTCTGACCATGCCAAATGATG ATATTACACATCCAACCCCAGATCTTACAGGTTATATCACCGAAGGACAAATATATATTGACCGACAGCTTCATAACCGGCAG ATATACCCACCAATCAATGTGCTTCCATCACTGTCTCGGTTGATGAAG AGTGCCATTGGTGAGGGTATGACTAGGAGGGATCATTCTGATGTATCCAACCAG CTGTATGCAAATTATGCTATTGGCAAGGATGTCCAGGCAATGAAAGCTGTGGTTGGAGAAGAAGCATTATCTTCTGAGGACCTG CTTTACTTAGAGTTTCTTGACAAATTCGAGAGGAAGTTTGTTGCCCAAGGAGCCTACGACACCCGCAACATTTTCCAATCGCTTGATTTAGCTTGGACACTCCTTCGGATTTTCCCTCGTGAGCTTCTTCACCGTATCCCCGCGAAGACCCTGGATCAGTACTACAGCCGCGATGCGTCTAATTGA
- the LOC138878189 gene encoding uncharacterized protein, producing MRFGKKVMLSPRFIGPFEILKQVGEVAYELDLPPSLAGVHPVFHVSMLQRYHSDPSHVLEFTSVQLDKDLSYVEEPVAILDMQVRKLRSKDIASVKVQWRGQPVEEATWETERDMRSRYPHLFTTSGVLRIGTSLNKVLGGIGAFG from the exons atgaggtttgggaagaaagtgatgttgagtccgaggtttattggcccttttgagatttTGAAGCAAGTTGGGGAGGTCGCTTATGAGCTTGATTTACCTCCCAGTTTGGCCggggttcatccggtatttcatgtttcgatgcttcagaggtatcacagtgatccgtcgCATGTGTTGGAGTTCacttcagtccagttggacaaggatctgtcctatgttgaggagccagtggcgatattggacatgCAGGTCAGAAAACtcaggtcaaaggatatagcatcagtaaaggttcaatggcggggtcagccggtcgaagaggcgacttgggagaccgagcgggatatgcgCAGCCGATACCCTCAtctatttactacttcag gtgttttaaggattggtacaagtttgaataaggtgttAGGTGgtattggtgcttttggttga